A stretch of the Drosophila sulfurigaster albostrigata strain 15112-1811.04 chromosome 2L, ASM2355843v2, whole genome shotgun sequence genome encodes the following:
- the LOC133850895 gene encoding gustatory receptor 23a isoform X1, giving the protein MKSFECLAARCLQVVYWLMGLLPLPPGSQFIRLLFALLLRCIWLLYFYIMIYSGIRFLWKEKGLTISYITGSALFLGYSMLGVLLQIESIFKQRSQERLQDLRFQSQLQMQRLAMSRGCPRRALRLFMLIATQLVSDAAKFWANSRAKVSPVLAITMPQMWLLRIRYVQLLEQVIEMNQRALQLRHSLLCLADSNDIWQPFGQQEDRHLQTLRLTYDCIFECYETFSDCYGWGMLGLQVMCGFEFVSNAYWIITEAYQDQQLYMLVYNSATCFAMGSLITSLFWYGDASTQNSRQIGCLISKLVKPLGSKRYNDLVCEFLLQTLHQRFVLTAKDFFSLNLHLLSSMCAAVVTYLVILIQFMFAEKSSQVVSQKTRNRNFDRIEQTGMRRRERSHL; this is encoded by the exons ATGAAGTCCTTCGAGTGTCTCGCCGCGCGCTGTCTCCAAGTCGTCTACTGGCTGATGGGATTGTTGCCTCTGCCGCCTGGCTCGCAGTTTATTCGTTTGCTTTTCGCTTTATTGCTGCGCTGCATTTGGttactttacttttacatAATGATCTACTCTGGCATTAGATTCTTGTGGAAGGAGAAAGGTTTGACCATCAGCTACATAACTGGCTCAGCGTTGTTCCTCGGCTACTCCATGCTGGGCGTGCTGCTGCAAATCGAGAGCATATTTAAACAGCGTTCCCAGGAACGTCTCCAAGACTTGCGCTTTCAATCCCAACTGCAGATGCAACGCTTAGCCATGTCCCGAGGTTGTCCGCGTCGTGCGCTGCGTCTCTTCATGCTCATTGCCACACAGCTCGTCTCGGATGCGGCCAAGTTTTGGGCCAATTCGAGAGCGAAAGTTTCCCCAGTGCTGGCGATAACCATGCCACAAATGTGGCTGCTGCGCATACGATATGTGCAGCTGCTGGAGCAGGTCATCGAGATGAATCAACGGGCGCTGCAGCTGCGTCACTCGCTACTTTGTTTGGCGGACAGCAACGATATTTGGCAACCCTTTGGCCAGCAGGAAGATCGACATTTGCAGACGCTGCGTTTGACCTACGACTGCATCTTCGAGTGCTACGAAACGTTCAGCGATTGCTACGGCTGGGGCATGTTGGGATTGCAGGTGATGTGCGGCTTTGAGTTCGTTTCCAATGCATACTGGATCATCACCGAGGCCTATCAGGATCAACAGCTCTATATGTTGGTCTACAACAGTGCCACTTGCTTTGCCATGGGCTCGTTGATCACCTCGCTTTTCTGGTACGGCGATGCAAGCACTCAGAAC AGTCGTCAGATCGGTTGCCTTATCTCCAAGCTGGTTAAACCGTTGGGTAGCAAGCGTTATAACGATTTGGTCTGTGAGTTTCTATTGCAGACTCTGCATCAGCGGTTCGTGTTGACGGCCAAGGACTTCTTTAGCCTCAATCTGCATTTGCTGAGCAGT ATGTGTGCAGCGGTCGTCACTTACCTGGTCATCCTCATACAGTTCATGTTTGCCGAGAAGAGCTCACAGGTTGTCTCGCAAAAAACCCGAAACCGAAACTTCGACCGAATTGAACAAACTGGAatgagaagaagagagaggtcgcatttataa
- the LOC133850895 gene encoding uncharacterized protein LOC133850895 isoform X2 produces the protein MKSFECLAARCLQVVYWLMGLLPLPPGSQFIRLLFALLLRCIWLLYFYIMIYSGIRFLWKEKGLTISYITGSALFLGYSMLGVLLQIESIFKQRSQERLQDLRFQSQLQMQRLAMSRGCPRRALRLFMLIATQLVSDAAKFWANSRAKVSPVLAITMPQMWLLRIRYVQLLEQVIEMNQRALQLRHSLLCLADSNDIWQPFGQQEDRHLQTLRLTYDCIFECYETFSDCYGWGMLGLQVMCGFEFVSNAYWIITEAYQDQQLYMLVYNSATCFAMGSLITSLFWYGDASTQNSRQIGCLISKLVKPLGSKRYNDLVYVCSGRHLPGHPHTVHVCREELTGCLAKNPKPKLRPN, from the exons ATGAAGTCCTTCGAGTGTCTCGCCGCGCGCTGTCTCCAAGTCGTCTACTGGCTGATGGGATTGTTGCCTCTGCCGCCTGGCTCGCAGTTTATTCGTTTGCTTTTCGCTTTATTGCTGCGCTGCATTTGGttactttacttttacatAATGATCTACTCTGGCATTAGATTCTTGTGGAAGGAGAAAGGTTTGACCATCAGCTACATAACTGGCTCAGCGTTGTTCCTCGGCTACTCCATGCTGGGCGTGCTGCTGCAAATCGAGAGCATATTTAAACAGCGTTCCCAGGAACGTCTCCAAGACTTGCGCTTTCAATCCCAACTGCAGATGCAACGCTTAGCCATGTCCCGAGGTTGTCCGCGTCGTGCGCTGCGTCTCTTCATGCTCATTGCCACACAGCTCGTCTCGGATGCGGCCAAGTTTTGGGCCAATTCGAGAGCGAAAGTTTCCCCAGTGCTGGCGATAACCATGCCACAAATGTGGCTGCTGCGCATACGATATGTGCAGCTGCTGGAGCAGGTCATCGAGATGAATCAACGGGCGCTGCAGCTGCGTCACTCGCTACTTTGTTTGGCGGACAGCAACGATATTTGGCAACCCTTTGGCCAGCAGGAAGATCGACATTTGCAGACGCTGCGTTTGACCTACGACTGCATCTTCGAGTGCTACGAAACGTTCAGCGATTGCTACGGCTGGGGCATGTTGGGATTGCAGGTGATGTGCGGCTTTGAGTTCGTTTCCAATGCATACTGGATCATCACCGAGGCCTATCAGGATCAACAGCTCTATATGTTGGTCTACAACAGTGCCACTTGCTTTGCCATGGGCTCGTTGATCACCTCGCTTTTCTGGTACGGCGATGCAAGCACTCAGAAC AGTCGTCAGATCGGTTGCCTTATCTCCAAGCTGGTTAAACCGTTGGGTAGCAAGCGTTATAACGATTTGGTCT ATGTGTGCAGCGGTCGTCACTTACCTGGTCATCCTCATACAGTTCATGTTTGCCGAGAAGAGCTCACAGGTTGTCTCGCAAAAAACCCGAAACCGAAACTTCGACCGAATTGA